GCTCAAGTTCTTAGCAGAAATCTGGAATACTGCACCTAATTCTTCATTGAATAGGTTTGTTAATTGACTTTCTAGGTCTCCACCGTCAATGTTGATTTCTAAGCCGCATCTGGAAGCAAATGCCATTTCCAGTAAAGTGATTAGTAGACCACCATCAGACCTATCATGGTAGGCAAGCACTATATCCTCCTTTTGTTGATGCAATTGGATTAAACTTTCCAAGAAACCCTTCAAAATGGCGTTATCATACACAGTAGGCGACTTGTTACCAACTTGGTTGTAAACTTGCAACAAAGCAGAGGCACCTAGTGACTTAGTCTCTTGTTTAGCTGATAGATCAACCAAGACAAGGACAGAATCATCTGTGTTTCTATTTAGCAATGGAGTCCACGTTTTACTAGTGTTGAAAACTGGTGCAAATGCTGTGATATTCAATGACAATGGTGCAGTAACTTCCTTATCATCccatttcatcttcatgGACATGGAATCCTTACCAACAGGGATAGCAACACCTAATGCAGGACATAAATCCAGACCTAATGCTTGAACGGCTTCATATAACTTAGAACCCTCACCTTGATGAGAGGCTGGAGACATCCAGTTAGCAGATAGCTTGATATGATTTAAAGATTTCACATCAGCAGCGAATATGTTCAATAAAGATTCTGCCACAGATAATTTAGCGGAAGCAGATGCGGAGATTAGGGCGTTAACTGGTTTTTCACCCATAGCCATGGCTTCACCTGTGGAAATTATTGTCTCACCCAAAGAGGTACCGGTAACACCGACATCCGCAACAGGTACTTGCCAAGGACCAACAAATTGATCCCTATCAATTAGACCTGTGACGGATCTGTCACCAATAGTAATCAAAAATGACTTTGAGCCAACAGATGGTAAGTTTAGAACTCTTTGAATAGCATCTTGTAGGGAAGGAATTTCGCTCAAATTTGCCTCTGGTAGATTTAGTGCTTCAGTTATGGTTTCTCTTGACATCTTTGGAGGCTTACCAAATAAAATTGGCATTTCTAAATCAATTGGagttgttttcaaaagaggATCTTCTACAATCAATTTTTGTTCAGCGGTTGCGTGACCGACGACAGCAAATGGTGCTCTTTCTCTCTTACAGATTTCCTCGAAAATGGATAAGTCTTGAGGAGAAACACCAAGAACATAACGTTCTTGTGATTCATTACACCAAATTTCCATTGGTGACATACCAGGTTCTAAGGAGAGGACCTTTCTAATATCGAATTTAGCACCCAAGTCATTGTCATGAACCAATTCTGGCAAAGCGTTGGATAACCCACCAGCACCAACATCGTGAATAGATTGGATAGGATTATTGTTACCTAAGGCAACACAAGCGTCAATCACTTGTTGGCAACGACGTTCCATTTCGGGGTTCCCTCTTTGTACAGAAGCAAAATCCAAATCGGCGGAACCTTCACCGGAAGCTACAGAAGAAGCAGCACCACCACCTAAACCAATCAGCATAGATTGACCACCAAGTACAATTAAACAAGAGCCTGGAGTTATTGGGGTGTTCTTCAAAGCAAATTGAGGTCTAACAGTACCGAAACCACCCGCAATCATAATTGGCTTGTGGAACCCTCTGATTTCCTCCTTCCCTTGGTGATTCAAAACCTTTGTAGTTAAAGTTCTGAAGTAACCGTTTATACAAGGTCTACCAAACTCATTGTTAAATGCAGCTGAACCCAAAGGAGCCTCAATCATAATATCTAATGCAGATGCAATATGGTAAGGCTTACCAATATTCAACTCCCAAGGTTGTTCATTACCTGGTATCAAAAGGTCGCTGACAGAGAATCCACTCAAACCACACTTAGTCTTGGAACCTCTGCCTGTAGCACCCTCGTCTCTGATTTCACCACCAGAACCTGTAGCAGCACCTGGGAAAGGAGACACGGCTGTTGGATGGTTGTGAGTTTCGACTTTGATAAGTAATGGAATTCTTTCCTTTGTAGAGGTCCATTCCTTTGTAGTTGAATTTGgtgcaaagaaaaaggcaTCATTTTCACTATCCAAAACGGCTGCATTATCAGAATAGGCGCTAATAGTATATTCTGGGTTTAATTTATGGGTATTTCTAATCATTTGAAACAAGGTGAATTGTTGTTTTATTCCATCAATGGTCCAATCAGCATTGAAGATCTTGTGACGACAATGTTCAGAATTAACTTGAGCGAACATAAATAACTCAACATCAGTAGGATCTCTTTTCATAGTTTCGACGAATGCATGAATCAAATATTCCATTTCTCCACTATCTAGAGCTAAACCCAATTCCGTATTAGCTTTGGATAAAATATCCTTTGGAGACTGTTTAGTGTCCTTAGGAGTTAAAGGAACGTGAACTAATGGCTTTGGCTCTTCATGTGTGAAAATACTCATCGTATTTGGTGGTTCGGTCAGATATAATTGTTGTGTCATCCTATCGTAGACACACTTCAATGAAATATCATTTagattttccaaaagagGGAAACCTGGAACAGTCTTTATGAGTAAGGCTAAACCTCTTTCAATACGTTGAACTTTGTCTTGTAGCCCGCATACATGAGCAATATTAGTAGCCTTGGAAGACCAAGGAGAGATAGTGCCTGATCTAGGAACAACTCTAATCAAATATGTGTCTTCGCCAAGAGCTGAACTGGGTAAATTATTAGCGACAGCATCGTTTAATTGTCTTGCTAATGGATCGTTAGCAATATCTAAAGCAGAATCGTAAGTCAACAAAACTTCTAGCAATTTAGTGTCCTGTTCAGACAAATTTTGAGCGATGCCGTTGACATAGTGAATGTAACACGAACGCAATTCATTGATGACAGAAGTACTGTTTGTATAGGAGTTTATATCTTTAATTAGATTATCGACTCTGAACTGAGATAAGGCCTTGGGACCCGGCAAAATATAATCAGTCATTGAACTTGACTTCTTTTGTTATGGACCTGGGAGGATTAAACTCTTAGGGATATCGCTAAGATAAAAGTAGAAGAGAAATATACTTCGAGGCAGGGACAGCCAATTATTTAAATACGTATGTCAAggttttcaaagaaagaaagagttAAATAGCAAGATATATTGCATTTATTACGGCATCATCTGTTTAATGAGTCCtcattcaatttttttttttttttttcaatttcaagtTCGACGagaaatttggaaaaacgGGTCAGCAGGAAAGAGTCAGGAACGGTTGAAGGATATTGAAAgtcatttttgtttatttacAAGCTGATGTAGAATTACATATCCTATCTATGCGTCAGCTTCACTCATCGTTGGTAAGGATAAATCCAATTTAATATGATATTTTGCACCAGGGAGAATAGCTGTGATGATATCCAATAGAGCGAAAGAAGGAATGGAGCCTGTGAGGACATTGCTAGCATAACGACACAACCGAGTCTCGATACGTTCAGTATACTAGTCATTGCCTCTTGGACTCTTGTCGAATTCCTTGAAATTGTCTTTATACCTTGCGATGACAAACTTGAGCTAAACATCAGTCGGCCATTGAGTTCCACGTTTAATACCGCCAGAGTCCCCACCAAAATGGGCGCTAGTAGAGGCATTGCTACTAGCGGTGAGCTTAGATCAAAGGAACTGAAACCCAGTGCGGAAAACCAGGAAGGATAAAAACTTTCTATAAGCTGTGTCTCTGTTAGGGTCCTGATGCCCATGGAGACTGTGACCCAAAGAGGAATTTGCACCATTGGCAGTAAGGCATTTTTCCATAGGGGTACATTGTACttcttgaataattttttctgcctCTTTCTTGTCTCTTTCACTGCCAATAGTGTAATTTGTTCTGGTGTCAAAACGCCAGCATTCTGTAGTTGTAACGGCATGAAAGAACCGTTGGAGCTAATTCTGGCGGCATTTCTAGACTTTTTATTAGTAACGGCTGCCAGTCGAAGTTTAATAATGGGCGTTATTGGCTGTACTAATTTCCTCAGTTCTTgttgtttcaaaattctcCTCCGCTGCCATATACTGAATGGCAGCGTCACGAGGGTTCTAAGGGTCATAGTAGTCAAAGGAACAAGCACTATCCATGGTATATGTGAGGCTTCATGCACTGTTAAAAACGTGTCCGCTACACTTtgaaaaagtgaaaagCTTCTCTTTGTACTTGGATTAGTCCTACCATATCGCAGACCGACTGAGCTGCACGAGAATGACGCAAAACCATTTTGACGATTGGCTAACCTCTTTAACATAATGCCATACTttatcttgaaattttcctATCCTTggaccttttttttctaatgaaAGTCTTTTTAGCCTTAGTTGAATTACTGGACGGTAGAAAAATTGGGTTTGCCagcaaaaacaaaagtGCAGAACGTTAAATAAATGAAAGCATAAACTCATATGCTAGAATAtttactaaaaaaaaaaaaaagtaaaaaaaattcattacTATTATACATGTGATATCAGAACGGAAGGTTTTACTCAACTTGACTGCCATCCCTCGGTTTGTAGTGAGGCAACAGCTCCACAACCTCAGCTGGTAGTCTACCATCGACCTTGATGGCGTACATACCAGCTATACTATGATCTACGCTCAGCCACTTTGCTACCCACGACTTAGTAGGCTTACACATTCCTACGAGGCCCTCGAAAGAAGGCGACGTACATTCCATTGTAGAAACACCTGcctcttcaaaaatacCCTGACAGTTGGGACAACCATCTCTATTAAACTCATTTGTGGTCTGCACTATGCCACACAGCATACAGGCTCTTTCACTAGACATCTCTTACACTGTACCTCGTTCGCTTTTGCCAAACTGAATGTGGCCAGGTGTAATTATTACACAGTACATCCTTCGAGCCCTTTCTTaaatttcactttttcACTCGATTTCACTCATAGAACGTATAAGGTGACCTTTATCAACATCGAGATTAATTATAGATAGAAGATGATTAAATTATATACatgaatatatttatttgagGTATGGTGTCTAAAGCGTAATATACCTATCTACTTCACGTAAATTGGACTACGAGGACCGCTTTAAATAGTAGTAACCATCTCTTTCctccatatttttctttacaaaTTCTGGAAGCTCTTCACCCTTATTACTATCATACAAGATGATACCATTACCTAGAGCatgtttcttttcgtttctcttgtaaaaaaaaagtacaaCAAACGTCCATAAACCGTAAATAGCACCAAAAATTAAGCTCACGGTGTAACCAGTCTTAAAACGTGGTGACTCCACGGTAGGCCACGCCAAGGTAGGAATCCAGGCGTAAGTGGATTGAGAGAAGGAATAAATGGCGATCCATGTAATAGCCTTCACCTGAGGATCAAACCTTAAGAAGTCATTAATAAACGACCATAGACAAGGCGATGCGGCCACACTGAAATACGTGGTGAAGAAAGCGTACCATTTAGCTTTCGAAGGAATATCCCACTTGATAAGTAAGGCACAAGAAACGGTATTCATTATAGCAGCAAAAACCATGAATATCCACTTACATCTAAATAAATCGGCACCAAAGGCACAAAAAATCACATACGCAAATCCTAAACATGCGGGTATAACACTCAGGTTGTTCACTTGGGCAATGGAGTACTTTGTATTAGACTTTAACCACAAAGTATATGAACCACTATACGCAGTCATGTTATTCCACGAACATGTatcaaaaacaacaagTACCCAGAATGCTGGAGTACAAAATactttcttccaaagtttTCTGCTCCATAATGGGGCTAGCTTACTTTTATCAACACCATCTTTGATTTGGTTCCTCTTATTTCTGGCCCTTGCAATTCGTATTTCTTCGTCAGTCAGAAATAAAGAGTAACACTTAGATGGTACACCGggaataacaaaaaaaccaaTAATAGCCGTGGGAAGAGAAATTGCAATGGCATCGATCAGAAACATCCATCTCCAGCCTGCTAGACCATGGACGCCGTTCaaacttttgaatatgCGACTTTGCAGAAGTCCTGAAGTCACGGAACCCAATTGTTGCCCACAAAAGAATAAACAGACTCTTGAATTAATTTCATCTGGGGCATACCAACAACCTAGTATATATTGGGACACTGGGTAGTAAGCAGCGCCAAAGGCACTTAAAATAAATCTGTAAGCCCTTAGTTCGGCTAGTGAGTTTGCCCTATAACATGCAAATGTGAACCAAGTCCAGCCCAAGTCCATTACAGGCAAAATAATATGAGAGGGAAATCTTGGTAACAAATACATAAATGGTAATTGGAAGACAATGGCACCAACATTAGCAATAGTAGAAGTGTAAACGTAATCATTACCTTTCATGTTTAAATCTTCCTTCATATTGGAAACATATGCGTTAGTGTAGTTATTCAAATCCACTGACTTGGACCAACATAACataaaaaagtataaagcaataataatgtcTAGCTTGTAAAGAAGCCGTCTTTCAGCCTTGGTTTGAGTAGTATGATTAGGATACAAAAACTCGTACCACTTACGTGATTTCTTGTATTCCTTATTAACACGATACTCGAAttcatcaaaatatttCCACCATTTACGCCCAGCTTCATCTCTCACTTCATATGGCAAGTCATGCCTTAAATTGTGAGGATGAGGTTCTACAGCTGTAGTTTCTGCCGTAACGTCTGTCTTCGAGGACTTATCTACGCTATGATGTAGCTCCTCTTCAGCTATGATACTGGAGTTAGTATCGTCTGAGTATAAGTACTGATCATCTTCGGGTAGTTTTCTCAAATGTGGGAAGTAGCTCCTCCACGATTTATTCGAAATTGTCATTATCTATTGATTTGTGTCGGtccttttttgaaaattgaaacaaatGAAAAGGCGATTGCTCGTGGGTGTAGAGCCTTTATATATAGTTATGTTATAGCCGTAAGAGTCATGCAGATTTTTGGGAATGGCTATCATCAAACTTAGCCTTGCATCTCATATTtcgactttttttttcatttcacacatttttttttcctttcacAGTTGGGTGAAAGAGTCTCGGAGGCGGTACGGCGCTTTCTGTGTAAATCATCCTAAAGTGATTCATAATCTCAGAGCCATTTCGGGTGAACTAATGATGATTTTCTAGTAGACTACGGCAGTATCTTAGCTGACGCAATTGTAGCAATGGAGGCAATCATGTTAGTAAAGGACATTTTAGTTGTAGGAGCATAGGATCGACAGGCCATGTGAAAGGCGTACTAGCAAAGATTGAAGTAATGAGAATAATTGACGATGATTTTAATTTGAGCTTTTCAATGCAGCCGAATTCAGCAGTAGTTGCAGAACCGGACTAAcacttgaaaaaatccCACGAGCCAGCTGCCGTCTAAGGATATTGTAATAAAGTTGGGCTTAAACTAAAGTTTTTATATCTTGGTTGTAAGGTTGTAATCATTCGTCTCAAGAAGAACGTTGAGTAATCATTAGTCCTCCGCATAAGTAGGTTGCCAATAACTTGTTCAGCAATGATGGTTGCAGCATATCCTCGCTAACGTTTTACTtaccaaatattttttgctGGTGATTAAGAAAGCTTCTACCATAAGAACACTATGTCAATTTAAAGCAATAATGTTTTCCTGAGTGTTCTTGAGCCTCTGTAAACGAATCATCAATTCaagtatttttattttattgcAAGGATATCGCCAACTAATTATTAACCGGCACTAATGATagaaatgtttttatttcGAACTACAAAAAGGGCATACATGACGTGGATATATGTAAAGGGTTACTAGTTTACTTATTGATGTAATATCAAGAACAATGTGCTTTTAAAAGAGACATGGTTGACGAGTAAACAAACATACATTGGTAATTCTATAAGGGTCTTTAGGCAATTTCAAATCCACTTGAGTAGGTGTTCAATGCGTCGCAGTTGGTTGGAACGAGTTCgagtttttgaaacaatTCACAAGCGGGATGATAGTAGTAGCCTTCCACTGAACCTGTTAGCTGGTCTAAACACACATAGTAAAATCCCTCAAATGACGCGCCTTCCAGATGATGATTATCGTCCAACATCAGATTTTCTTGTTCCTCATCATCAAGTAGGAACCTTTCCTTCCATTTAAGATAAATATATCGTTGATTCATAAATTCTGCACTTTCATGATTATACTGaccaaaatttctttccGTTAACGACCAGTTATCAGAACCAAAATGACCAAACCTCTTCCAATGAGAGCAATCACTTTCTCTCTGAGCCATATAAGGGTCGAGCGTCTCCTCAGCGGGCCAATGCAGTGAACATAACGGGAATTGGTTATAATTGATGACATACCCTTCAAAAAGGGTAACAACTTTATCTAGGACTGGTGTTAAATTTTTAATAGTGAAAGTACCTGTGACATGCGGGTCCAAAGAACGCGAATCCTTGTAAAGTGGCAAGTTTACGGTATCAATCTTCACTTCCACCGTATAATACGTGTACTTTGACGATTGCGAACCGCCAAATCTCAATCCTGGCCtcaaaaaatctaaatGTCTACCAAGGGATCTGTAGGTATATTTAGCATTCTTACCCACTAAATTGGTCCCTTCCTCGTAAACATCACAGTCctcttcttttgctttgAAGTGAGGCAAACGTGTATCAGTTGAGGAGGGTAGAGAGACATAGGCCGAAGtatatatttcttcaatgttGTCATTTCTTTTGGCCCTTTCTAGAATAAACTTTCTTCCCATGATATTCAGTGATGTCATACCTACAGTatattttaaatgaaaagtCTCATAACACAATACGAAAGGATAAAGATAACTCGTCGATGGCCATCATGATTGCcctttttatatgtttttatcaaatattaAACTAAACAACATATACAATTACATCATTTTTCCctactttctttttctgtaaTGGTTCATCGAAGCATTTTTAAGGGTGCCCTGAAGACTATTGTTAAAAAAAGGTACCGCATACATTCGAACCATTACCAGAAAAAAGAGGGGTGAAAAGACATTCTAAATTTTGTTATCGAATGTGAACAGAACACTTAAGAAAACGCCAAGGTTAAGAAGGCCTTGAGAGTATTGATTAAGGCGCATGGAGCACAGGTAAACGCGAAAGACGTTTTGTACTTCCTTTTACTGAGCACCTCTTACATGTAGTAGTAACCATCGCAGCGGAATAAGCACacaaaaaatggtatttaCTTTTAGGCAAACTTGTGGGAAGtattaaaattattatGTAGATTTATGTATATCGTTTGTGGTTGTATTAAACTTTAATGTTATTAGTGTTGTTAACAACATTTCTTTGGCCATTATTTTATTTGgctaaaaatttcaatgtttttactTTGTTTATTGTCAGTTGAAGAAGCTGAGAATTCTTGTGATTCCATGTTTACCTGGGGTGGGACCACTATTGTTTGGACTaaattgatattgtttCCTGTTGCCCTTAACAATGGTTGTTCCTTCTCTTGTTGCTTAGGGGCCGAGTTCACGTAGGTGTAATTACTCGTTGAGATAGGTTCAATGGCTTTTATATCTAATGGGGGCAGGAGAATCTTATTACAGTTTGAATCTCTCTTTAGGAAATTAGGAGAGAGTGGCAAACATGATGCTACTGAAAACGATTTCATATCAGAAGCACCAGATAAAGAACCTCTTGAAGTCTTGCGAAACGGCTGTTGAAGAGCAAAACAAGACCAATTAGAGATATCAGTCAACAATGCTTTCGTCTGGTCATTCAGGTGAGGGGAGTAGATTAAGTATGGGTAAAGAATATTATCTCTTAATGAAGATACAATAGCATGCAGTAGTATATGGTAAGCAATGAAGGAATCTGACCAAAAATCGAACAAAATGGAGTGTAAGTCTGTCACCAAGTTCTTTTGGTGTGTTATAATGTAGTCATTCACAAACACTTCAACCTTCTCAAATTCCTCTTTCTCTGTTGATGAAAGGTAGCTCTGACGTTGTACATAAATGGTATCGAACCAGAAATATAACATTAGGTGAACATTGGGGTTTACTAGTAATTGAGATACTTGTGATGGTGAAACATCCGAGCTTGCAATTAACTCCGATGAAAACAATTTTAGTTGGAAGCTGACAATGTCGGTAATTAACTGAATATTCCTTGGGTTTAAAGATGCCAGCGTGAAAGACTTCAAATTAAGAAGCATTGATATGATTGATAAGTTCGTGGTGATCAAGGTTTCATCAACAAATGAGGAAGAATGATGAAGTAAGCACGAGGTCGATACCTGTGGAAAGTTATCAATGAACCATATGTTCCTTGTGGTCCCATTTCTCAAAGTCAAGTTGTTGATGAATTCGAACCAAATCGTTTCCCACAATAACCAGTTACTTTTCGATTTGCAGTCCGTAATCCTGGCGTTCATAACGTTCGCAAATAAAGAGGGGTTTGCACTAGTTTCAGGTTTGATCGGCTGCTGCATTACGAAACATTCATTCAAGTAAACCAGCAAATCATGCACTCTAAAATCAGATGGCAGCTCTTGCGGATAAgtcttctttattataaaaTACACGTACGCGGAATCTGCCAAAATATTGATATGCTTTAAAGTTAAGTCAGTAGTGGACATTGACGGTCCCTTGTATATGAAGTCCTTAAGTGGATTAGACGAAATAAACTCTTGATTGACGAACCAACCAAATATTAGTAAAGAATCGTTGTTGAAGTTGTTTGAATCGCGCAAGATATTGACCCATAGATCGAATATGAACCATGCATTTTCCTTACTATTCAAATAATGGTAACTGGAGGATGCCACGGTGAATGGCTTCAGAATATCTTGAAGCATTGAAAACACATCGAACTTTTTAATGGAATTAGAAACAGGAATGTTATTCTCCAACATTACTAgaagagaataaaataGAATCAAGGCAAAAACATCATGTTGCTCTGTCTGTGACAAAATGTCCTCAGTGTCAAAGTCATTGTCATGTTTAGATGAGCTAGCATACAAATTCGTACAACAGATAAACCATAGTTTTTGAGAATCTTGATTTAACGAAATGGACATACCCAGACAAGCTATTATGAGACCAAAAGGCTTGTTAATCCAAAAACTTTCCACCAGCTCGTCATTTTGTAGTGATGAGAACAGGTCtggaaagaaattttggaagatCTTATTTTCTACCAAGTGGCTTACACCCATTCTGAAGAAAGTTAGAATATCTCTTGAGCTAATAAAATCTAATGAATATTcttgcaaaatttttacaCTGATGGAGGACTCCAACCGGCTTTTAACCTGCTTAAAGCGGCTTTTCCCTTTCTTTAAACTAGAGGA
This sequence is a window from Saccharomyces cerevisiae S288C chromosome VII, complete sequence. Protein-coding genes within it:
- a CDS encoding uncharacterized protein (hypothetical protein; contains a zinc finger motif similar to that of Adr1p), which encodes MAAGQKKYICSFCLKPFSRSEHKIRHERSHAGVKPFQCQVCKHSFVRRDLLQRHIRTVHRTFLLSSYASMTGDKADIPVSLGVGDVDSTSPRDIKMETLVNSMIKVNSGLINIHYHSSNVEKMDKQQRCVIGKESSSLKKGKSRFKQVKSRLESSISVKILQEYSLDFISSRDILTFFRMGVSHLVENKIFQNFFPDLFSSLQNDELVESFWINKPFGLIIACLGMSISLNQDSQKLWFICCTNLYASSSKHDNDFDTEDILSQTEQHDVFALILFYSLLVMLENNIPVSNSIKKFDVFSMLQDILKPFTVASSSYHYLNSKENAWFIFDLWVNILRDSNNFNNDSLLIFGWFVNQEFISSNPLKDFIYKGPSMSTTDLTLKHINILADSAYVYFIIKKTYPQELPSDFRVHDLLVYLNECFVMQQPIKPETSANPSLFANVMNARITDCKSKSNWLLWETIWFEFINNLTLRNGTTRNIWFIDNFPQVSTSCLLHHSSSFVDETLITTNLSIISMLLNLKSFTLASLNPRNIQLITDIVSFQLKLFSSELIASSDVSPSQVSQLLVNPNVHLMLYFWFDTIYVQRQSYLSSTEKEEFEKVEVFVNDYIITHQKNLVTDLHSILFDFWSDSFIAYHILLHAIVSSLRDNILYPYLIYSPHLNDQTKALLTDISNWSCFALQQPFRKTSRGSLSGASDMKSFSVASCLPLSPNFLKRDSNCNKILLPPLDIKAIEPISTSNYTYVNSAPKQQEKEQPLLRATGNNINLVQTIVVPPQVNMESQEFSASSTDNKQSKNIEIFSQIK